The nucleotide window ACGTCTGTGCCGCGAGAGGGCCGTGTGGACTGCGGAGCTCGAAGCGGCCTTTGCGGGCATCGAGCAGCAAGGGAGAACCGCAATCGCTCTCGGAACATCAGAGTCTGCGTTGGGCGTCCTGGGCATCGGCGACCGGCCGCGCGGCAATGCTGCCGACGCCATCGCCAGCCTTCGGCGCGCGGGCGTACGACGCATCCTGATGCTCACGGGTGACAACGAAGGCACGGCGCGCGCGGTCGCCGCCGCCGTGGGAGTAACGGAGCACCGTGCCGGCCTCCTGCCAGACGACAAGCTGGCGGCCGTTCGCGAGTTGGAATTCGACGGCACCCGCGTCGTATTCGTCGGCGATGGGGTGAACGACGCGCCGGCACTCGCAGCCGCGACCGTCGGAGTGGCGATGGGCGCCGCAGGCGCTGATGTCGCGTTGGAAACGGCGGACATCGCGCTGATGGCCGACGACCTCTCCAAGCTTCCGGTCGCGCTCGGCTACAGCCGTCGGACGCTCCGCATCATCAGGCAGAACATCACGTTCTCCCTCATCAACAAGGCCGTCTTCATCGTGCTCGCCGTGGGCGGGTGGGCGACGCTCTGGATGGCGGTGGCGTCAGACATGGGCGCGTCACTCGTGGTGATCGTCAACGGGTTGCGCGCACTGCGCCTGCCACGACCTCCGTCGTCCGCAACCTCGTCGATGGCCGAGTAGATGCGCTCGGCGGCGATGCCTTCGAGCACGCCGGCGATGTCAGCTTCCGTCGTCAGGAGTCACGCGCCGAACGCGGACCAACTGAGCTCGCATTGCGCTGGTGGCACGGACGAACACGCTCGCGAGAGCCGCAGCCCATGCTCACCGGAGCCGGCTAGGCCCGCCGCATCAGCGGCGCCTCGACCGCGCTCGCGAGAGTCGCAGCACGATGGTCACCGGAGTGCCTCGCCCGGGCCGAGCCGCGGCGCGCAGTCACCCGCGACCAGGTTGGCGAAGCACAAGAACAGCGGCGACGGGAGCGCGTCGACGTCGAACCAGCCGATCTCGGCCACTTCCTCCGGTGCCTGAATCGTGCCCTCACCAGCCGAAGCGATGCCGCGCATCCACACGGTGATGTAGTGCTTGTCCTCTGCGTCGAAGATGTCGTTCGTAATCGCGACGAAGGTCACCTCGGAGACGACCACGCCGGTCTCCTCGTACAGCTCTCGGCGGGCGCACTGCGCGGGCGTCTCACCGAACCCGAGGTGGCCGCCCGGCGGCGACCACGATCCCGCGCCGTGCAAACCGTGCCGGCGAATCAGCAGGAGGCGGCGATCACGAATCACGAGACAACCGACGCCGACATAGGGGACTCTGGGCCACTCGACCATTTCCGCAGCGCTCCTGTAGGGCGAATCCTAGCATCGCCCCTCGACGCACTCGGGGCCGAGGATCGCACGCGATTCCGCGCTGCGGCCCACGCCGGCCACGATGGTGAGCGCGGAGATCAGGCAGGTGGCTGCAACGGCAATGCGTTCTGACATGCCACACATGCCCTGCGCGAGGCGGAAGGTGTCAGATGCGTCGTTGACAGCATGGGATGCGCGACCGGGTGAAGGTTCGGCCAAGCAGGCTGGGCTTCGCTACGTGCGCCCCTCGGATGCAGACGCTCCGGTTGGTGACCAGCCACCAGGAGGGGCGTCGTTGGAAACGAAGGCCGTCACCTCACGGTCCACCTGCAATCGGCAGGGCCTGTCCACATCGTTGCGTGTGATGCGCGATCCTCGATCTTCAGGTTGACTCGTTCAGTGCAACCGCCAAAGGCGGACACCTTCAGGTACCGGAAGGCCAACGAGCAGCTTGCCGTCGCCCGTCCAGCCCGTGGCGATGGGCATCGTCGGCGGCGGCCATTCGGTGTGC belongs to Acidobacteriota bacterium and includes:
- a CDS encoding NUDIX domain-containing protein — encoded protein: MVEWPRVPYVGVGCLVIRDRRLLLIRRHGLHGAGSWSPPGGHLGFGETPAQCARRELYEETGVVVSEVTFVAITNDIFDAEDKHYITVWMRGIASAGEGTIQAPEEVAEIGWFDVDALPSPLFLCFANLVAGDCAPRLGPGEALR